CCTTTAAAAAAAAAAACCACCTGGTTAAAACCCAAATTGGTTTGTGAAGTTAAATTTGCGATGTTTACACAGGGCGGAATTCTTCGTAATGCTGTATTTATGGGACTTAGAACAGATAAAACTCCAAAAAATATCTATATGGAAAATCCAAAAAAGGATACTAAGAGTATAACAGATCCCAAAAAGAAGAAATCAAAAAACTCTACTGTATCAAAATCTCCCCAAAAAAAATTAAAACAGGAAGTGCGAAGAAAAAGGTGGAGGAAAAAAACACAAATACTATCGGAATAAAAATGGTAGGGGGCATTGTAAAGGTTACCAATACCAATAAAATTTATTGGCCGAAAGAAAAATATACAAAAGGTGATCTGTTGGAATACTATAAAAATGTTGCCTCCTATATGTTACCATATTTAAAAGACAGAGCACATTCTTTAAACAGGTTTCCAAATGGAATTACAAAACCCGGTTTCTATCAAAAGGATGTGGAACCCGACAACCTGCCGACTTATGTGAAAACTGCCTCTATACATTCCGATTCGGGGGATAAAAATATCGATTATATGTTATGTCAGAATGAGGCTAGTCTATTGTATATGGCAAATCTGGGATGCATTGAAATTAATCCATGGAATTCAAAATATACAAATATAGAGCACCCTGATTGGATGGTAATTGACCTTGATCCGGGAGAAATTTCTTTTAAGGAAGTTGTAAAAACGGCATTACTCACAAAACAGGTATTTGATTCGTTGGGGATTGATTGTTATTGCAAAACCTCCGGTGCAACCGGATTACATATTTATGTTCCTGCACGAGCCAAATATAATTATGACCAGATAAAAACATTCGCAGAATTGGTGGCGAACTTTATTCATCTACAATTACCGGAAACAACGAGTGTGATCAGAAGTCCACAAAAAAGAAAAAAACAGATCTATATCGATTTTTTACAAAACAGGCGAGGACAAACTTTGGCTGCGCCATATTGTGTTAGGCCAAGACCGGATGCAACAGTTTCTGCTCCTTTAATGTGGAAGGAAGTAAATTCCGACCTGACTCCTAAACTTTTTACGATGTTTAATATGATGGATAGAATTTCGAAAATTGGAGATCTTTGGAAACCTGTAATTGGCAAAGGTTTTAATTTAGAAAAAGCAATAAAAGCGATGGAAAAATTATAAAATTATGGCAAAAATTAAATATCCTAAAAAATTGCCTGCGCAACATCAACAAAAACCGGGAATTGAGGAAAAAATGCACCCCAAACCAAAATTTAGCCGAAGAAAAAAAATGGGAGGTAAACTCGTCGGAAAAGTTGCCTTGGTTACAGGTGGCGATAGTGGAATAGGAAGAGCGGTTGCTGTGTCATTTGCTAAGGAGGGTGCAGATGTATGTATCATTTATTTAAATGAGCATGAAGATGCAAAAGTGACTAAAAAAGCAATTGAAAAATATGGCCGAAAATGTCTTTTAATATCCGGAAATATAATGTTGAGACAATTTTGTTTTGATTGTGTTGCTCAAACAATAAAAGAATTTAAGAAACTTGATATACTTGTGAATAATGCAGGTGTACATTGGTCACAAACTGATATAAAGAAAATCAGTGAGCAACAATTAGAAACAACATTTCGAACCAACATCTTTTCCTACTTTTATTTTACCCAAGCTGCTGTTTCTCATTTAAAAAAGGGAAGCTGCATAATAAATACAAGTTCAATCACGGCATATCGCGGAAGTGGTCATTTAATTGATTATGCATCTACAAAAGGTGCTATTATATCATTTACACGATCCCTTGCCGAGGCACTGGCAAAAAAAGGGATACGCGTAAATGCAGTAGCACCCGGCCCAGTTTGGACACCATTAGTACCATCATCATTTGAAGCTGCCCGGATAAGATCATTTGGAAAAAAGACATTAATGAAACGCCCCGGACAACCAGAAGAAATTGCCCCATCATTTGTATTTTTAGCAAGTGATGATGCATCTTATATGACAGGTCAGGTATTGCATCCCAACGGAGGTGAAATAATAAACGGTTAATTACTAAAATATAAAATTCATGAGATGAGAGAAAAAGTTCAAATGACAGCAGATATCATTATTGTGTATGATGATGGAGAAATTGTTTTAACAAAACGAAAATATGAACCTTTTAAAGATTTCTGGTCATTGCCAGGTGGTAAGATGGAAAATGAAGAAATGTTGGAAATCACCGCTGTAAGGGAAGCAAAAGAAGAAACCGGACTCGACATTCAGATAACACGATTAATAGGTGTATACAGTGATCC
The genomic region above belongs to Bacteroidota bacterium and contains:
- the ligD gene encoding non-homologous end-joining DNA ligase, which codes for MEEKNTNTIGIKMVGGIVKVTNTNKIYWPKEKYTKGDLLEYYKNVASYMLPYLKDRAHSLNRFPNGITKPGFYQKDVEPDNLPTYVKTASIHSDSGDKNIDYMLCQNEASLLYMANLGCIEINPWNSKYTNIEHPDWMVIDLDPGEISFKEVVKTALLTKQVFDSLGIDCYCKTSGATGLHIYVPARAKYNYDQIKTFAELVANFIHLQLPETTSVIRSPQKRKKQIYIDFLQNRRGQTLAAPYCVRPRPDATVSAPLMWKEVNSDLTPKLFTMFNMMDRISKIGDLWKPVIGKGFNLEKAIKAMEKL
- a CDS encoding SDR family oxidoreductase; translation: MAKIKYPKKLPAQHQQKPGIEEKMHPKPKFSRRKKMGGKLVGKVALVTGGDSGIGRAVAVSFAKEGADVCIIYLNEHEDAKVTKKAIEKYGRKCLLISGNIMLRQFCFDCVAQTIKEFKKLDILVNNAGVHWSQTDIKKISEQQLETTFRTNIFSYFYFTQAAVSHLKKGSCIINTSSITAYRGSGHLIDYASTKGAIISFTRSLAEALAKKGIRVNAVAPGPVWTPLVPSSFEAARIRSFGKKTLMKRPGQPEEIAPSFVFLASDDASYMTGQVLHPNGGEIING
- a CDS encoding NUDIX hydrolase; the protein is MREKVQMTADIIIVYDDGEIVLTKRKYEPFKDFWSLPGGKMENEEMLEITAVREAKEETGLDIQITRLIGVYSDPFRDPRGRYISVAYEAKIIGGELKPGSDAASCIKIAIKDIGDLAFDHNKIVEDYISSKKINS